Genomic DNA from Nitrospinota bacterium:
CAAAATAGAGATCGTAGGCGAGAAACTGCGCGGAATGATGCCATGGATCGGCAAAAAGATCCAGGACTGATCAAACAATGAAAATTGCAAGCGACGCATGGATGTTTGTTATCCCGCTCCTTCTTGGGGGCGGGATCGTTTACGCAACCGGATACAGGGGTGCGAGCCTCGTATTTATCGCCCTCGCGTTATTCGTTATGTTCTTCTTCCGCGATCCGGAGAGAGAAATCCCGCAGGACGCAAACGGCATCGTCTCCCCAGCCGACGGAACCATCGTAAGGATAGATCACGACTGGCTGGACGATTCAACCGGGGAGAAGAAAACCAGAGTTTCGATATTTCTCTCCATTTTCAATGTCCACATAAACCGCTACCCTATAGCGGGCAAGGTGATAAAGAAAGAGTTCATTAATGGCAAGTTCCTCGCCGCTTTCAACCATATGGCCTCGGAAGAGAATTCCCGCACCGTGGTAGTCATCGACACCCCCTATGGGAAAGTGACAATCAAACAGATTGTCGGCCTGATTGCGAGGCGGATAGTATGCAGTACCAACGTTGGGGATACCGTCGCAAAAGGGGAAAGGTTCGGCCTTATGAGGTTCGGCTCCCGTATGGATGTAATCTTCCCTTCAACCGCCGAAGTAAAGGTAAAGCTGAAGGACAAGGTTCAGGGCGGGATATCCACCATCGCAATTCTTGCGAAATAACCACCTTTTTGGTGTAAAATCTAGCTGATATGGATGAATTACAGGAAACCGATTCACCCAAACTCGGCAACAGGCTGAAAAAGGGTGTCTATCTCCTCCCGTCGCTAATCACCACGATGGGCTTTTTCAGCGGCTTCTACGCCCTGATCGCGGTGTTCAACGAAAACTACTACTACGCCGCATGGGCCATCATCTTTGCCGGCCTCTGCGATTTCCTCGACGGCAAGGTAGCCCGGATGACAAATACGACCTCAGAATTTGGAATGCAGTACGATTCGATGTCCGACCTTATGGCCTTCGGTATCGCTCCGGCATTCCTCGCCTACTCGTGGGTTCTGCAACCCTATGGCCGAGTAGGCTGGATGGCGGCATTCCTATACGCGATATGCGGCGCGCTCCGCCTCGCCCGTTTCAATACCCACGCTTCCACCGGGACGCTTGACGACAAGTTCCTCGGCCTCCCTATACCGGCGGCGGCGGGATTCATCGCAACGCTTGTCATACTCACAAAGGATTTCCTTGTGATCGAAAAAGTGCATCCAATGATAATCGTTGCCACCGTTTACATGCTCGCGTTCCTCATGGTCAGCAACATCCGCTACATCTCATTTAAGAAGCTTGGATTCAGCAAAAGGAGGCCGTTCCGGTTCCTGGTCTCGACGATTCTATTCATATATGTTATCGCCACAATACCGGAGCTGATGCTCTTCGTCATGGCGGTTATCTATGTCTCTTCCGGCCCGGTCGACTGGATCTATCGCAGGTGGTTCAAGAAAAACTACGAGGAAGAAGAGCCGATCTCTCATATATGATCTCGTCGTCCCCACCTGGGACGTGCCGCACTACCCTCTCCCCTAGCTCAACACTCAATCGGTAAAACCCGTCAGGTTCTCTTGCCAGGTGTAAGACCGTTGTCTCTGGGAAATATCTCTTCATCTTGCCGGTGAGAGGAGCAGTACGCTTCAAATCCTCTCGGTTCAGATATCAATCTTTTCAGCTTGATGGAATTGTGGGACTTCATCGAATCAGTTTATGGTCGGGATGAGAGGATTTGTCACTCTCGCGGCAACATCGTGTTGCCGCTCCAGCGACCCCGACTCCCTGCCTAAATTGACTTCCTGTCAATTTGCCCTCCTTGTTCGGTCGGCCCGGCAGTACGCTTCAAATCCTCTCGGTTCAGATATCAATCTTTTCAGCTTGATGGAATTGTGGGACTTCATCGAATCAGTTTATGGTCGGGATGAGAGGATTTGAACCTCCGACCCCTCGCTCCCGAAGCGAGTACTCTACCAGACTGAGCCACATCCCGACTAGGTAGCCAATTCTAGCATAAAGCGGGATACTCATGGTATTCCGCTTTTTCCAATTAGAGCTTCGAGAAAATATGCTGGTTGTCAAAACAGAAAATTTTTCAATATACGAGACTCAAATAAGGATTCAAATATTGAAAAACATTTCTCTTGCCTAAACCGACAGGCTTTAATACGCTTGGACAATACCCTTGGAGAGACAGATGAACAGTAAACATATTTTAATCGGTGCAATAATCGCGGCTGTATCAATGGCATCACTCTATACTTCCGTAAGCCACGCCCCGAAACATGAGCGCCATACCGGAAAGGCAATTCCTGGAGAGATCGAAATAAGGGAGATCCTCGCACGTGAGGGTGGAGGGATACATGGGTACAACAGGGTCAGCGGCATGCTCACCGATATATTGAGAGAACAAAAACGCCTTTTTAAAAACGCGCATGGCGATGTACCTAATGAGATTGCGGACAGGGTTGAAGTAATGGTAAACGATGCCGGCCTCTACGCCAGCCAGAAAAATTACGATAAATGCTATCGCTCGCTAGAAGAGGCGCTCGACACTCTTGCAATAGCAATAACGGAATTGAACGGAGAAAAGTAATTCCGCCTGATGACCTCCGCCAATAATATTGAAAATCTCTGCATCTACGGTGTCGGCGGAGTCGGGGGTTATTTTGGAGGAAAGATACTCAGCAGCGCCCTCAAAAATCAAAACGGTTTTCCAAAGACATACTTTATCGCGCGCGGAGAACATCTAAACGCTATCCGGCGCAGCGGACTCTCCCTCGTTACCCCGTCCGCCACATTTACCGGAAAACCAACAGTTGCCACCGACGACGTAGAGAGTATCCCATGCCCCGACTTGATCCTCCTCTGCGTAAAAAGTTATGGACTTGATGAAGCTATGAATGCCTTAAAGAAAAAGGTGAAGGAAAACACGGTGATAATTCCACTTTTGAACGGCGTAGACATCTACGAGAGGATCAGGACACATATCAACGTCGGCATTCTCTTCCCTGCCTGCGTATTCGTCGGAACGCATATTGATTCCCCCGGGATCATCAGACAGAACGGAGGTAACGGCAGGATCCTTTTCGGCAGGGATCCTCAACACCCGGAATTCATCCCGGAAAGCTCAATAGATTTCTTCAAGAAAGCCGAAATTGATTTCAGCTGGATGGACGACCCATATCCCGCCATATGGGGGAAATTCATTTTCATCGCGGCGTTCGGCCTTGTTACTGCACGATCTGGCTGCACCCTCGGGGAACTTATGAAGGATGATGCTCAGGTGAGAAGTGTACTTGAAGTGATGGGTGAAATTAAAGTGATCGCGCAGGCGAAGGGTATTCTCCTGCCTGAAAATATTATTGGTGAATCACTGGCAAAAGCAAACAACTTCCCGCCGGAAACAAAAACTTCCTATCAAAGGGATATCGAATCAGGAGGGGGGAAAAATGAAGGGGACCTTTTCGGCGGTACCATAATCAGGCTAGGGGAAGAGCTTTCGGTTCCCACACCGGTGACGAAAACCATCTACTCGGATATCCATCGACGCTTCCCCTAGCTTCTTCTAAGTTTAAATTTTCTGAATGGTTCTTTCTGCTTCCATCCCTTCCTTGCGCGGAAGCGCTTAAGGAGGGGCCGGGGGTGGTTTGCATTTATCATTCGCAATTGTCGAATCATGACACGACAGGATGTATTATGTAGTTATGTGCGGAAGGTTCACCCAAACGGCAACCACGGAACAGCTTATCGAAGAGTTCATGCTCGACGAATCGTTCGAAGCGGAAGCGCGATACAACATAGCCCCGACGCAGACTGTCGCCGCCGTTCGTGAGAGCGAAGGGAAAAGAAAGCTCGCCCTCCTCAAGTGGGGACTTGTCCCGTCATGGTCGAAAGATCCCACCATTGGCGTAAGGATGATAAACGCGCGCTCAGAAACGGTCGCCGAAAAACCGTCATTCAGGTCGGCATTCAAGAAGAGGCGGTGCATCGTCCCGTCCACCGGTTTCTACGAATGGCAGAAGGTGGATGCGAAAAAGGAACCCTACTTCATCGGGATGCGGGGAAGAAATGTGTTCGGCATCGCCGGGCTATGGGAATCGTGGGAGGGGCCGGACGGCTATCTCGAAACCTGCACACTTCTGACAACATCGGCCAACGAACTTGTAAAGAGTATTCACGAACGAATGCCGGTAATACTTTCGCACGATGATTACGGGAGATGGCTTGATATGAAAACAACGGCTGACGAACTCCACGCTCTCTTTCGTCCTTTCTCAACGGAGATGATGGAGATGTACAGGGTCGATAAACATGTAAACTCCCCAAAGAACGACGACCCCTCCTGCATTGCGCCGGTTTGATTTACCTATAGCGGAATATCAGTCATCGCAATACAGTTGTCATTCCCGCGAAGGCGGGAATCCAGACCTTTTTTTTCACGAACACTGGATCCCCGTCTGCTCGGGGATGACAAAATAAATATACCGACAATCTACGCAACGTGAAACTCTACTGCGCTTTTGAGGAGAGATTGCTTCGCTGCGCTCGCAATGACGTGACACAGAAATAAGTTGCTCCTTCGGAGCAAACACAGACTGAAGTCTATGCTACCAAAGAAAGACGGCTTCGCTGCGCTCGCAATGACGTGGCACAGAAATAAGTTGCTCCTTCGGAGCAAACACAGACTAAAGTCTATGCTACCAAGAGCAAACACAGACTAAAGTCTATGCTACCAAAGAAAGACGGCTTCGCTACGCTCGCAATGAATTGAATACAAACCTACAGCGCGCGTAGCGATTCGACGTTGAGCGTCACCGCGCCGAATTCCACCTCCACCTTCCCGCGGACGAAGTACGGCTTGTGGCTCTCAAGTATCCCTATGTACTTGTCGTAGACCTTCGGAAAGAAGACTGTCTCGAGTATCCCGGTCTCATCCTCGAAGGTTATGAACTTCATCGCCTCCCCCTTTTTCGTCTGCACCGTCTTCCCGGTTATCAGCCACCCTGCCAGCCCCACCCTCTTGCCGATATGCTTCTCGATATCCTTGACCTTTACCGGCTTCGCCTCCGCTACCGTTTTCTCGTAAAGAACTATCGGATGGCACCCGCACAAAAAACCTAGCGATGAATACTCTCTTCGCACTTTTTCGATCTCCGTCTCCGGCGGAAGTTTCAGTTCCCTTACCGATGCGTCGCCGTCGAAAATGCCCGACGCTCCCCCCTCTTCCCTCCTCTTGCGCCATAAGGCAAGTTGCCACAAAAGTTCCGCCTGGCTCCTCCCCTTCTCCAGAGATTCAAACGCGCGTGAGTATATGAGGGAGCGCGCCTCGTCCTCCGCCGGAATAACGAGCGAAAGAAAATCGCTAAAACTCCGATACCCATCTGCCGGGCGCGCGAAAACAGTTCTCTCCATCGTTGCGGTGCTCAGATTCGACACCGATTGCAAACCGACGCGCATCCGCTTCGCATTCCCCTTCCATTTGATATCGCTTTCATTTATGTCCGGCGGGAGCACTACACACCCCATACGCTTCGCTTCGGATACATAGGCGAACTCGCTGTAAAATCCGCCGCGGTTGCTTATCACCGCCGCCATGAACTCCGCGGGGAAATGGCTCTTCAAGTATGCCGACTGGAACGACACCCTCGCGTAGCTCGCGCTGTGCGGTTTGCAGAACGAGTAGCCGTCGAAACTGAGTATCATCCGCCATATCTCATCTATCTGCTTCTGCGTCACCCCGTTCTTCGCGGCGCCGGAGGCGAATTTCTCCTTCAACTGCTCAAGCTTCCCCCCCTTGTCCTTCTTCGACATTATCTTCCTCAGGAGGTCCGCCGCCGAATGCGAGAAACCGGCAAGCGAAACCGCCACCTTCGATACGTCCTCCTGATAGACCATGATGCCGTACGTTTCATCGAGCACATTCTCAAGGAGCGGATGAATAGGCTCCCACTCTCCCCCATGCAGACGTCGTAGATACTCGCGCAGAAATTCGTTCGCCGCCGGGCGGATGATGGAGCTGTGTATGACCATATGTTCGAAATCCCCCGTTCCAGCCTTCTTCTGCAACAGCCGCGTGGCGGGACTTTCTATGTAAAAACAGCCCATCGTATCCCCCTTCGAAACCGACTTCTGCGTTTCGGGATCATCCTCCGGCTCCCACCGCGATTCGTCGAAGTGACGGCCGTTCCTCCTTATCTCCGCTATGGCGTCTCGTATCACTCCAAGGCTCCGGTTGCCGAGGAGATCTATCTTCACCAGCCCCCCCTCCTCCGCACCTTCTTTCTCCCACTGGATGACAGGTACACCTTTCCTTGCCATCTCCAGCGGGACGTAGCCGTCGATACGCTTCGGCGTTATCACCACGCCGCCGGGATGCACCGAGAGGTTGCGGGGTGTGCCGACAAGCATCGACGCCAGTTTCAGAATTTCCGGCCAGGGGTATCCGAAATCGATCCCCCGCATCTGCGGCATGCTTTTGAACACCGTCTCCATTCCGGTGCTCCTGTCGTGATAAGTCCACGGCACCTTTTTTGAGACGTTTGATATCTCCCGCTCGCCGAGGCCGAACACCTTCGCCGTCTCCCTCACCGCCATGCGCGGCTGGAAAAAAACATGATTGCATACCATCGCCGAATGCCCAACGTGCTCTTCGAGTACCGACGCGATTACATCGTCCCGCTCGTCCCAGGCGAAATCGACATCGATGTCCGGCGGATCGACGCGACCCGGATTGAGAAAACGCTCGAAGTAGAGGTTGTGCTTCAGCGGGCAGACATTCGTGATGCCGAGCGCGTACGCCACGAGCGACGCCGCGCCGGAACCGCGGCCGCATATGCGCGGGCTTCGCCTCACGATGTCGCGCACCACGAGGAAGTAGGCGGAAAAACCTTTCTCTCCTATCACCTTCAGTTCATACTCGAGCCGTGCTCTTGCCGCATCGCTTATGATGCCGTACCTCCACATAGCCCCCCTGTAAGCCTCCCGGCGCAGAGCCTCATCGGGTGAAATCCCGTTCCCCCCCCACGAAGGGAAGATTATCGGATTCTTCGGTCCGTCGAATTCGCAAAGATCCGCAAGATCTTCCCCCCCCGTCAACGCCTCCGGCATGATGCCAAAACGCCTTTCGTACTCTTCCGGCGGAGCGATCCACGCGCTTTCCGGCGCAAGCTCTTCGGGAGAGAGACGCGATAAAGAGGTGTTGAGCGCGATGGCGCGCAAGAGCTTGTGAAAACCGTAACCGCCGGGGCGGAGAAAGAACGAATCGGCCACGGCAACGCAAGGGAGACCGAGCCTTCGCGCGACGCTCCGCGCTTTTGCCGAGAGCTCGTTTACGCTTCGCGGCACGGCTGCGCCGACATCAAGACCGGCTGAATGCCACCGCTCGAGAATCGTTTCATCGGTCGTCACGATAAAAAGTCCGCCGCCGTTTTCTATCGCGCCGCTTTCGAGGGAGAAAGCGGTATCCTGTTTGCGTGAGGTGATGAGGCGGCAGAGGTTTGAATATCCCTCGGCATTTTTCACGAACATGAATGCCGAAGCGTTCGACGAAATATCCGTAATCTCCGCGCCGACTATCGCTCTTATCCCCTCCTCTTTGCACGCCTTGAGGAAAGGCCAGAGGCCGTAGAGGTTATCCCTGTCGGTAAGCGCCACCCGCTCGTAGCCGAGTCGCGCGGCGTACTTTACCAGTTCCTTCACCGGGGCTGTCCCCTGCATGAGAGAGTAGTGCGAACGGACACCGAGCAGAGAACGGAACGGACGGATGCGCGCGTTATCCCTCTTCACGGCGCATCACCCCCGAACGTCCTCCCAGTCATTACCGCACCCTTGCCGAAGCGGACGCGTATCGAATCAAACGCCTTGTCGAGCGGACGGGGGGCGCTGATGCCATTCCCGGATACGGTAAAGAAGTCGAGCTGAAGTTCCATCGGGGATAGTTTTTCGCAGGCGATGCGTATATGGCGTATTCTCACCCTCCTTGTCCACGCACTGTTTAATGCTTTCAGCGCGATATCGAATATATCCGAGTTCGACGAAACGGGAGCGGACGCAGAGGACTTCTTATGAACGCGGTTTCCGTCGCAGTAGTCGACAAGAATGTTTACCTCTCTCAAGGCGAGGCGCCGTCCGCGCAGTTCCATGCCGACGCGCTCCACGCATCCGTAGAGCGCGGAATCCAGAAGCGAAGCATCGTTCGTATCCGGCTTGAATGTGTGACCCGATTCAATCTTCCCCTTGCCGTCGTTCTGGCAGAGGAGCTGGGAATAATCTATTCCGCGCACCTTTTCAAAGATGGTGCGCGCACGCTTTCCGAAGAGGACGTCGAGCTGTACCGGCGAGAAGGGGCGAACAGCGCCGGCTGTGACGATGTTGAGTTCCCGGAAGCGCTCTATCTCCTCACCGAAAAGGCCGGGAAGGAGGTTCAGGCGTATAGGCTCGATGAACTTCTCCTCGTCGCCGCCGTTTACGATGTACTCTCCGAGCGGTTTGACGAGACGTGTGGCGACCTTGGCGACAAGCTTGTTGGATGCGACAGACCATATAGGGTTCAGGCGTATGTCGCCGATTATCGATCTGCGGACGCGCTCGGCCACATCCTGCGGAAAACCGAAGAGGCGGCGCGTCCCGGTCACATCCATGAAGAGGTGTCCGTCGCCGTTCCCATGCTCCACCAGGCGGGAGAAGGGGTAGGCATGCTTTACGAACGCCTTCATTGCGCGCTCGTAGAGGTCGAACTTCGGCGGAATGATAACGGCGGTGCGCGCAAGACGTTTCGCTCGTGAGAGGGACATCCCCTTGCGAACTCCTTCGCGGAACGCCTCGTCGCTCATGTCGAAAACGGTGGAGCGCGGTCCGCCGTCCGGGGCGATGATGAGCGGCCTCGTCCTGAACCGCCTGTCCGCCACACGCTCCACGCCGACTGCGAAATCGGCGATGTTTAGATGTATTACCTGCTTTTCCATCGTTGCTCCTTTGCGCCGGCAACAGCCGACTTATGCCGCCTTCCATGACCCGAAAGCGCCCTCTCCCTTTTAAGGCAAAAGCGGACACCCCATCTCTATACCGAAAATAACACGAAATTTAACAGCAGGCAAATAAATACCGAAAAATCGGCAAGAAGGGGTGTAAATAGCGGCTGAAAGCGGAAATCACGGAGTTAAATCGACCTAATCAATGCCTCTATCGGGTATCATGTTCATGTATGCGAAGATTGAACAGTTCGCTTCTTGCTAGGGGAGTAGCTAAATGGTTTTGGATATCGTGAATGTCCGTATAGGCAAATTATGGCTGGATGACGATAACATCATCCGCTATGTCGTAAATCCCGGCATGGATGAAAGCCTTGATGACGTCATTGAAGTCGTAAAGGCTTTTGATGAAATAAGAAAAGACAAAATATACCCTTTCCTTGGAGATATCAGGGGGGCAAAGTCTATCAGCAGGGAAGCAAGGCAGTATGTGGCGAAATCGATCGTTTCTTCCGCGTCTGCAATTATTGTCGGATCACCTGTCAGCCAAATGCTCGGCAATTTTGTCCTCCGGTTCCACAGATCGGAGATCCCGCAACGACTCTTCACTTCTGAGGACGAAGCGACCAGGTGGCTTAAAGGTTTCTTATAGTAGATGTAGAAAAGCCGGGAGTTTATTTCTCCCGGCTTTAAAACATGCGTTACTCTTCACCGTTGGGGGTTTGCCGGCATTGCCGGCGCTTGCGTTCTTTCTAGCCAATCAACGTGTAATAGAAAATCGGCAGCGCAAAGAGAGCTGTCAAGGCGCTTAAGCCTACTCCCTCAACAAATCCATCCTTGGTCGTGCAGTAGTCGCCTAAACATACCTGATCTTTTTTATTAATGTCTCTCTTTTCCATGGTGCACCTCCTGTACTGATGTACATAGTTGTTAACGCTATCCCGCTTGGACAGCTGTTATTTGTAATCTTGGTGATATATAGGTGCATATCCTATGCCATTTATAATTGGCTGATATTTGTGGTAGTTGGAAAATCGCGCTTGAAAAACCGGGATGCAATCGTAGCAATTCACTGAACTGACGCGGTTTTTTTGATCTCCGGTGATTTGCACCGCAGTACGCATATTGAATTATTACTCGCGCACATTGCAGAAAGTATGGCTGAAATAAAAAAAGCCGACCCCCCTTTTAGGGCGGGTCGGCCACGCAGTTTTTTTTCTGCGCTTTGGGGGTTGCTCAAATGAACCTGTTATACGTACCGGATTTTGTTAGCATGCCAGTTGCTGAGCATATAGGCTCTGTTCATAAAGACCCTTAACTTCTTTCAAAACTTCTGAAACGTCTGTCGGCAAACCTTCCGGAAGGATAGGGACTACCTTTTCCTTCTCCCTGAAGTCCTCTTGCAGGCATTTCAGTTCGTTGCACAGAATGATGGTTTCTATCATCGACTCCAGGTCCTTCCTGTAAGTATCCGGAAGATCCTTTTTCACGATGTTTTTCACGTTGTCGATATAAACCATTTCAAGCTCTGATTCCGTTTCGGCCTTCACGGACGCTGAGTGTTTCCCATCATCCTTGAACATTGCCATTACTCCAAGCATCACCGGCCTCTGTCCCTTCTTAACCTCTACCGTGTTTACTTTCTTCCCTTTTGAGAAGATCGAGACCTTTCCATTAACCAGGCGGTACATGAAATACGCTGGAACCTCATTCTTGCCGATGATCCATTCCCCTGCTTCAAATTTTGTCAAATCCATTATCATCCCTTTCTAGTTCGTTGTTCGAATAACCGGAGTATTACCAAACAGGTTTACATACCTGTCACCCATGTCCTGTCTTGGAATAACAACTTTCGATTTCCTCCAGAGCTTTGTGCTGGTCTGGAAAAGCGCCCATGCGTTATCCTCTTTGTTTATCTTTGCTGTCCTTATATCGGCTCCCTTATTTTTTGACCATGCATCGGTACCCCTTACGAAAAGGGAATATGCCTTGACGTCCTCAACTGCAAACGCAGGTGCTGTAAAAAGACCAACTAAAAGTGCTGCCATTATCACTGTCCTGTTTTTCATATCCAAACTCCTTTTTAAAATATCTGTTTTTACCTGTTTAAATCACTAAATCTATTTCAATAACCTCTATCCCTTACGACTTCCTGTCTTGATCACCTCCATTCGTTTAATTATCTTTTTTGTAACTTTGTCAATTTAGCTGGAATATAAAAGCAATCCCTGTGCCATTGCATCGTCATAAGATATCTATCTGTTTTTATAAGCATTTCATGCATTTAATGAGATTTAAGGTATCTTTGCGATAGCAAGCATGTGTATGTTTTTTTATCTATATGCTATTACATGTCTCTTTTTTTACACTTTTACTGCTTCGTGAAAATGAAATGTCTTAAATATGATATATTTTCCTGCCAGAATCTCTCCTCCAAGAGGGTGTTACCGGGTGACCAAAGGGGTAAAGCTCTTTCCACCGTTCAGATAATGAATGGAGTTTTACCAGATACGGGAAATATCGAAAGACGGAATGATCATCCCCTATGTTGATATTTACCCACCGATTGCATGAGGGTAAACGATAATTGTTTTTATCCGATGTATTTTTTGATACGGGATGAAAAATCTTCCGCGATTATCGGCTTGATGATGAAATCATCCGCTCCGCTTTGCATGGCAATTGCTCTTGTTTCAACATCCTTCTGCGCGGTTACAACAATGATTGGGATCTGTTTCAGTGTACTGTTTTTCCTCAGGATTGAGATCAGCTTCATCCCGTCCATCCCCGGCATTCTCAGATCGGTTATTATCAGGTCGGGAGTAGCATTTTCCAGGATTTCAATCGCTTCATTGCCGTCCCTGGCTTCCATTACTTCGACGCCGCTACACATTAGTGATACCCCATGCACGAATCTCATATCGTAGTCGTCGTCTATCAGAAGCACCTTTGGTATTCTTTGTGGCAATTCAATATGGAAGGTGCTCCCTTTTCCTTCTACCGATTCCGCGATCAAATTCCCGCCATGTGCCTTGACTATTTCCATGCAAAGCGGAAGCCCGACACCGGCACCTGCTTCTCCAGCAGTTCCGAATGTATTTTTCCTGCTCCCGTATTCAAACAGCTTTTCAAGCTTTTCCCTTTCAATCCCCCGTCCGGTATCCGCCACTGAAATAGTCGAAGGCCTATCTTCAGGAGAGTAAAGCGATATAACATCGTTTTTAGAGCAGAATTTAATAGCGTTAGACACAATATTCGAGATGACCTGGCACATAAGCATTCTATCCCCGTAGATACGGGTATTCTTGGGGATATCATTCAATAGCGTTATCCCTTTTGCTTCTGCCAATTGCCTGAACTCTTCCACGATGCCGTAGCCGATAAAATATGCATCATGGAATTTGCATACTGGTTTCATGGTTTCATTGAATTTCATACCGTCTCTGGCTCCAACCGAATTATTGGATTTACCATTAATTCTGAAAAGCCTATGCAAACTCAATCTATGGAAATAATCACCTACATTCATATTTACATTCATAAAGGAAAGCGCCCTATTTGCCATAGATAATTTTTTATAGGAAATGATAATCACCCCAACTCCAAATGAATCGATGAACTCAATATTTTCGAGGTCTATGATAATCTCCCCTTTATTTGAAGCATTTAAAATGTCGTCAAATGCCTTTTTTACCAAAAATCCATCCATGAATGTAAGCGTTCTTAAAGTGTCAAATTTGACCAGCGTTTGATTATCTTTGACAACCATTGTCACCATAGAAAACTTTATCCTTTATACAAAATAATTGTCATTACATCGCAATTCACAAACAGCATATCGGCCTCTGGTTCACACGGATATTTGACTGACGAAACTCGAATGTTAAAAGACAAACTCCCCGATCGACGAATGTTACCCTTTTTTAAAAACCCCTATTAAATAATCCTCAATATCTCTACTTAATTTTGTAAATGAACTTTTTTTAAAGGTGGAACGCCCCTTTTCTGAAGGTCTTTTATAGCCATTTCCGGTATTTATAACCTGCGTAAGGAAAAGGCAGTATTTTTTCCGGATATCGTG
This window encodes:
- a CDS encoding LuxR C-terminal-related transcriptional regulator codes for the protein MFFPNKEISDMLGISPNTCRYHLKNIYKKTELDRHDIRKKYCLFLTQVINTGNGYKRPSEKGRSTFKKSSFTKLSRDIEDYLIGVFKKG